In the Balaenoptera musculus isolate JJ_BM4_2016_0621 chromosome 2, mBalMus1.pri.v3, whole genome shotgun sequence genome, TACAAACTTCTTCCACTTCGTAAATTGTGCAGTGTTGGAGTTAAGTATATAATACCGgcaaacacaaaagtttttattttattttggccgtgccgcgtggCTTATGgtatctcagttccccgaccagggactgaaccctgggTCAGGCAGTGAAAGCCTAActccactaggccaccagggaactcccccacaaagtattttaaaacacttgaaacatttaaaacacttaaaatttgtaaaaaatagaCGATTATGTTTAATAGTCAATTCACGAGTTCTGAAATAGTCCGTTTAATCCATTGaactctcattttgtttttagacGGTGAGACAAAcacacttttgtttatttttttgggccGTGCCAGgcatcttgcaggatcttagctccccgaccagagattgaacgtgggccccctgaagtggaagcgcggagtcctgaaaaccggaccaccagggaattccaaacacaattttttttttttttttttaattttattttatttttttggctgtgttgggtcttcggttcatgcgaggggctttctctagttgaggcaagtgggggccactcttcatcgcggtgcggggaccgctcgtcatcgcggtgcgcgggcctttcactatcgcggcccctcccgtcgcggggcacaggctccagacgcgcaggctcagtagttgtggctcacgggcccagctgctccgtggcatgtgggatcttcccagaccagggctcgaacccgtgtcccctgcattagcaggcagattctcaaccactgcgccaccagggaagcccccaaacacAATTTTTAAGACTGTAAACTGAGACCTTTTATATCCCAGCTACTCTGCCCATTGAGAGGTGTATCTACCCCTCTCCTGGAATCTGGACTTAGTGACTAGGCTGACCAACAGAACGAGGTCAAAGTAATGTTCGGGGGATTCTGAGGTTAGGTCAGCAGAAGGCTTGCAGCTTCCTTCTGGGCCTCTGAGAACCCTGTGTGGGAGACTTGAGCTGTGAGTGAGAAGACTGACAACTCTGgggctgccatgttgtgaggaagctgCTGGTTTACAAACTGACCCCCCTCCCTCACTAAGGAGAGAGTAAAGAAAGAGGCAGGCCACTCTAAGTTGGTAGAGGGCAGGTTTAAGAGGCAAGGGAACTTACTAGGATTGTCTTGGGCGCTGAACGAGTAGAAGATCTCTATCCCTGGcagccaattcttttttttttttttttaaaggtctctttttaaaaaaacttttattttggttgcgctgggtcttagttgcagtaggtgggctccttagttacagcttgctggctccttagttgtggcatgcatgtgggatctagttccctgaccacggatcgaacatgggccccctgcattgggagcgcagagtcttatcccactgtgccaccagggaagtcccccagccaattcttaaaagtttatacaGAAGCCTTAACTGGGTTGTCAGGTAtactgtccagatggtctcaacaacacccTACTCCCTCAAGGCTTCATCATTTGGACAGCTCCCACTGTCCGAACAGGGGAGGAACAGGAGGGGAACAGGAGGCAGAGTGTACATTGCAAGGATAGGGGAGCAGATGAGGAACCTTGATTGCCTGAGTCCAGCTCAAAGATCAACGAGTGGTCACAGCCCACCAATCATCTCCTTCAACAGAAGCCCAAGGCTTTGTGGAGAACGATGCATGGGAAAGAGACATGCTCAGGTTTTAGTCCCAACCCGAGACCCTAGACATTGGGGATCAGAGTAATGCCTTTCAAAATTGCAGATTTGGATAAAAATAgatgagtgtttttgttttaaaagctctTAAGTTTTGGGGTGATGTTTTTGTGCAGCAatagagaaaatggaagagggagacagaagtaagcaaacaaataagtaaCATGGAGTTGAAGGGGGAGAAGTGGATTTAGGGATAGAAAAGatgggatggagagaagagggtgGGGTTGAGGGCTTACAGTTTTTGACAAGGGGCTCAGGGAAAGCCTCTCTGTTTCAGTTTGCTACAGactcctgcttttctttgcttgctCGTCATTAGCATATGTAACCCCCAAACAGCCACCAAAAATGGCAGGCTCAGCCCCTGAGTTTACTTGTTCTGTTACCAGTTGTAGGATTACAGCCCACTCCTTAGAatctctaattcttttttttttttaataaattcgtttatttatttgtttatatttttggctgcattgggtctttgttgctgcgggggctttctctagttgcggcgagcaggagctactcttcattgcagtgcgtgggcttctcgttgcggtgtcttatcttgttgctgagcacgggccctaggcgcacgggcttcagtaattgtgacatgtaggctcagtagttgtggctcgcgggctctagagctcaggctcagtagttgtggtccacaGGCTTagttctccgcggcatgtgggatcctcccggaccagggctcgaacccgtgtgccctgcattggcaggcatggattcttaacctctgcaccaccagggaagtcccagaatctcTAATTCTGAATTTTAAGTTTATGGGAGTAAAGAAGTAGTGACTCAACTTTTGTGGATCAGAATGAATATGGATGTAAGGGCACATCCTTGAGGAGGGCCACAattctcagaaaaggaaaaatgggtTCCCCAACAGGTGCCTCCTTCACATCACTGTGACTCATGGGTGAGTATTGTACCTCGCAAAAGAGTTGGGTGGAGCAATAGTTGAAAACCAGggaagggagttccctggcggtccagtggttaggactccgcgctttcactgctatgggcctgggttcaatcccccgtcagggaactaagattccacaagccaaagggcatggccaaaacaacatatatatatatattatatatattatatattatatatatatattatatatatattttatatatattatatattatatatataatatatatattatatatataatatatattatatataataatatatatatatacgcatacatgtatatacataaaacttaCTTCTCTCCCCgccacctcccctcctcctctcctccccttcccctcctcctcccctccccttcccctcctgcccgccacctccccctccccgccacctccccctccccgccacctccccctccccgccccttctcctggctcctcccccgcttcctcccccagcccctcgctTGGAAGATCTGCGCAGGCGCGCAGTGAGGGCGCGGCGTGCGGGCGGAAGTGGTGCTGGAGCGCTTTAGGAAAGGGACCTGCGGAGAAAGCAGGTACTCTGCCGACGCCTGTGGACGGTATCGGAGGGGGCAGGCCGCCATGAACCGCCTCCAAGATGACTATGACCCCTACGCAGTTGAAGAGCCTAGTGACGAGGAGCCGGCTTTGAGCAGGTAGGCCCCTACCCCACCCCGGTCCCCGAGGCTTCGGGCCGAGGCCAGGCCTCAGCCTCCCCCTCTCGCTGCGCTTGCCGGACCCGTACGGATCCTCTGTCCAGTGGTTCGGGCCCCTGTGGCGCCCCGCTGTCGCCTGTGGGACGCCGAGGGGGGTCTGGTGAGGTCGCGTAGCCACGGGGGAGGCGGGACCGACACTGGCGCGGGGAAGGGGCACATTCTGGAATTACGCGTAAGATTCAAAAGCCGTGAAATCGAATCCTGCTTCTGCAGCTACTAGCACTGTGACCGAAGGCAAGTCCTTTATCGTcggtttctcatctataaaaaggaagTATAATAAGTATATCACGAGTATGTTGTGAGGCACATGGGACTTACTGTGAAGTGACCATCATGAAGACTAAACtgcaataaacagaaataaaggggtatttaactttttttttttgagcatctatTGTATGCTTGCTGTGGACTACAGAGGTCAGTCATAAGATTTTTGTCTTTGACAGGTTTAACGGTAAAGTAGGGGAcataagatatatatatctcGGAAGATATATGTCTCGGAAGTAAGCTTGTATCTCAGAAGACCACTGTAGAAGAAGATGACCTGGGATAGTCACAGATGAAGTTCTATGGGAATTTCCAGAAGGGACGGATTAATCCTATCTGGAGGAAAATTGCAGTTATGTTGACAAGAGATTTCCAGGAAAATTTAGCCATTTTTTAAGCTGTCAGCAGATCCTGTTCGTAAACTTTAAAACATTCTGTCCAACTAAGCTTTCAGGGAAACTGCCCTTCTTTCAGTCACAATGTTTCCTTATATTATCCTGAGGCGGGGTTACAGGCGTGGGAGATCACACTGCTGTGAAGATTTCTGTTGTGGGGAGTGAGGATGGATTCCAAGATTCCCTTATGAGGAGTTTGAATTAATGGGTCCAGTTTGTGAAAGTAGGCCTCAATTAGTAATTCAGTTTGATTGGATTCAGTGTTTCCTGAACTTGAGCTATTCTGCCATTACCATCCCCGTATTCACCcctcttattatttatttaatctttttctttaagttaatttacatttttatagttaaatgtcttattttttgcctcacggtttgcaggatcttagttccccgaccagggatcgaacctgggcccccagcagtggaagcacagagtactaactactggaccaccagggaattcccatgtagTTAAATGTCTTTAAAGAGGCTTTATATTCCTGTGACAGTTGCCACTGGTAAggtaactgtaaaaataaatactttgaaaacaaaacagtattattAGGCAGTATTGCCTGCTCAAGGCTCTGAATCgaatgctcattttaaaaagggagattgttgggcttccctggtggcgcagtggttgagaatctgcctgccaatgcaggggacacgggttcgagccctggtctgggaagatcccacatgccgcggagcaactgggcccgtgagccacaactactgagcctgcgcgtctggagcctgtgctccgcaacaagagaggccgcgatagtgagaggcccgcgcaccgcgatgaagagtggcccccgctcgccgcaactggagaaagccctcgcacagaaacgaagacccaacacagccaaaaataaataaataaaattaaaaaaaaaaaaaaaaaaaaaaaaaagggagattgTTTAGAGAGGTGTTTAAGAGGTGTCTCTCAGGATTTGATTTTACCATACCTAGAAGTGAATCTTTTTAGCGTATTACTGTTTCATGGAAGCTGGCAGAACACATGAGTCTTCTGAGTTGGAGACACCTGACAGCAGAGCATCCAGCATGAGCATCATGTTTGTGTTGGTTGCTCTTACTTCCCAACTCCTGTAGGGGTTACATGGAGAGGCCCAGATGGGTGCTACACATTGATTGGGTTGGTACCATGGCTGAGGACCACTTGAGCTTGGAGAATCCACCTCTTTTACAGCAGGCAGTAAATATGCCACTAGAAGCCAGtaacccctcctcccacctcccagttGTGATAATCAAAAATATCTCTAGCTATGCCAAATGTTCTctggggggcaaaattgcccctcAGTTGAAGAGTACTGGGGTAGTTCAAGGGTAATAGTGAGAGGTAAGACTGAAAAGATAGGTTGAAACCAGGTTGTGGAAGGTTCTTTTGAATGCTGTACTTAGAGTTTTGGTCATGGATGATTTTCTTTTGGATTTGGGTAGTGATGTGATGAGAGTTCTTTAGGAATAACATTCTTGCAGCAGGGTTAAGGGTGGAATGAAGCAGAAGAGTTTTGAGACCTGGAGATCCTTAGGCCATGGTGGTACAGGCAGAGTTACGAGGACCTGAGTGAATATAGTGGTAATGGAGAAAGGGAGCATGCTGGTCAGGATGAGGAATGTCAGATGGGGAATTTTCTTGGGAGTAGAATCTGGATAAGGCCTCTATCATTAGCAAAATTGATTGGTGtgaattgtatttttcttatttaccttCTGCTTGAGGCTCACAAGCATTGttgtagaagagaaaaatagagaagcaaAACCCAGGAATAGTCTGTAACCGTTCATCAGATCATGAATAATTGAACGTTATGTGTGTACTATTGATTATAGTAGAAAAATCTTAGGCATTTCATCTTGGTAACATTTCATTCCTTCTGATATCTCGTTTAATTCTGTCATACTGCTGTTGATGGGGAAACCCAGGCACAAAAGGCCAAGGAAATTGGCAGAAATTGCTCAGGAGAATTTGGAATATAATTtagccctctctctctttttagttCTCTGTAGCACTATGCCTTTTAAACTGTAATATTTACTTACTGTCTGTTACATTTTGTGTGGATGTATTAGCTATCTACTTGTTACATatattaagttttatttaattatccAGGGTTTAAAACAAACTCCCAGTTCTGTGAGGTAAATTTTTCATTGCTGATGGAATTATGAATTGGCGCAGTACTCTTGGAAAGTAGTGTGATAATTCTAGAAGTCAGAAAGATGTTTGCATCTAATTTTAGACATTTAACCTAAGGAAatcaacagaaacaaaattatatatacatagatattcaTTGTAGTGTTTAATAGCGAAGAGAAATAACTGTACAGCATCTGCAAGAGGAAATGTTatgcagacattaaaaaatatatttggaaatatgcAGAAATGGTTGAACTATTAAGTGAGAAGAGCTGTATGTAATGATAGCTGAATCAAATGCAACCTTATAAAACTTAAATTTGTTGGGCAGTGAGATGATAGGCATTTGaagttattttaattctttaatatttatattctttatgaTTTAAATGTGTTCTAGTTCTGAAGATGAGGTGGATGTGCTTTTACATGGAACTCCCGACCAAAAACGAAAACTTATCAGAGAATGTCTTACTGGAGAAAGTGAATCCTCTAGTGAagatgaatttgaaaaagaaatggaagctgAATTAAATTCCACCATAAAAACAATGGAGGACAAGTTATCCTCTCTAGAAACAGGTAAACTTTTAGTTAGATACTCATATAGATAGTTTTCTAAGTTCCATAATGGCAGGGACCCTTATTTGTGCTCTGTTATGCCCCCAGCACTttcagtaggtgctcagtaaatacttattgaatgaatgaataaatgtgctTGGCAACCTGAGCgtagttttctttcattgctaGTGAAGAAGTTTCCTGTGTTGCTGGAAAGAGACTGTTTAGCATTGTTTACTTGTATGATTTCCTTCTGTAATTTTTACctcaggataaaagaaaaaaagacacactaGCTTATAGAAGTATATTTAAGGTTATGTAACACTGATATAGCAGATTGAATGATGTGTCACCACAAATTCCTGTCTCATTTTAGTAAGTAATGAAACATACTTCATTTTGATACTTGGTTTCTATGTAAAATATATCTGACTCGAAAACTTGTTTGTGAAGGTAGGACTCCTCAGAATTGGTTTCCATGTTGTTATGCTATATATTAACTGTTAAGAATTGAAAGCATATGTaataatgataaaagcaaaaGCAGATGTTAATTAAGAGGAAGAATTAGGGATGCAGGCATATGATGGCATAAGTATAGGTGATGTCATGGCACTAGGCACAGCTGAGGAGAGGAGGAATGTGTGCTTGACTCATTCTGCCTGACTCTTTGTAGAGCTCTTATCCTCTTTCTTCTAAAGTTCCTTAAAACAAGATGTTTATTCACTGTTCTCCACAGTATACTTCATGGCTGAAAGGTAGAGATATATAGGCCGGCAATGTGAAAATAtggctattttatttaattagatgtgcttttatcattatttatatatGCTTTCAGTCTCTttgtgggaagggagagagaataatTTTCTCATGATTTGGAACAGCTATTCAAGGAGGGGAAGTTCTCTGTAATTGCATAGGGCACAGAAATCCAGTAAGTCATTGATGTGAAAGTATTTTTCCACCCAAATGAAATTGGGAATGAGTTGATATCACTTTGAAGTGATGGAAGAATATATGGAGTTTTTTTCCTTGCCAATCCAGTATGGTTCAGTTTTTAAACTTCCCTTATCGTTTGACTAGGGTCTTCCTCAGGAAATGGGAAAGTTGGAACAGCTCCAACAAAGTACTATGACGATATATATTTTGATTCTGATTCTGAGGATGAAGACAAAGCAGGTAAGTAACACGTTTACCAGGTTAAGCAGTTATATTTTATGAAGGAAGGTTTACCTAGCAATTATTTGATATTAGGTTTTCCCTTTGAGTTTCATCTTTTAAGAAATTGCAGGCAGTTGATGTGAAAACAAAAGCAGGATTGCGCATAAGAACAGGTGGGGACGCAACTGAGGACAGGGACTGAGGGTGGTGCTGCAGAGGCACGTCTGGGGAGAGGAAGAGTGTGTCCTGACTCAGTACCTCTTTCCTCAGGGCTCTTGGCCCCCTCTTCCTTCAGGTTCTTTAGCACAGCAACATTTGCTTTCACAACTGCAGATAGTTTCTAGATTTTACTCTCTTGCAGAATTTTCCCtaacttgttgctttttttaaatcaatctcTCTGTTCTTTGGAATTGATTTTGTATAAATTTGAGCAAAGTTGAACACAATGACAAGAGCTAAAACTAACTTAATTATATCAGTAATTATGATGGAatacacaaataacaaatttatatggtaaacaattttattttttattttttttcaattttatatatatattttttttttttttcaattttatatttttatatgttgttacATTAACATTGACCTGCCCAAGTAGGTCTAGTGTATGTGGATgaccatagtttttttttttttcactcatttttgttCTGATTTCAGTAGCATTTTATGTATGAGAACTTATGGAGAATTTAAGACATCAAAAATagtttctagggacttccctggcggtccagtggttgggactctgcacttccactgccagggcccaggtttgatccctggtcagggaactaagatcccacaagccgtgcagcatggccaaaaaaaaaaaaaagtttctattcTTGACTTACTTTGAGTGGCCTTTTTGAGACTCTGACGTCTCATTATTTGAACTCAGTTCTGAACTTTTTATTTGGAggaatagtttaaaatatttttttaggaaaatataaCTAGAAAAAATATGTACCTTAGGAAACAGGTTTCTTCATTTTGTATAAAAGAGGTGTGGATTTTAGACATGATACTTAGCCATATCgttaacattttcaaaagtagCACAGGtgaccaagaaaaagaagaagaaacaacacAGAATTCCAACAAATGatgaattactatatgatcctgaAAAAGATGACAGAGATCAGGCCTGGGTTGATGCACAGAGAAGAGGGTaagaacttaaatttaaaattagaatctttacgaaaaatgattaaaagatgATTTTCGCTATATTCACATTTtgagtgtatgtgtatttgtttatACAGACATGCATAAAGTTTGCGGAAAAACTGctgaatagtttattttatttttttaattaattatttatttattattattttttttaatttttagtaatcttttatttatttatttatttttatatttattcttggctgtgttgggtcttcatttctgtgcgagggcttcctccagttgaggcaagcgggggccactcttcatcgcggtgcgcgggcctcttcattATCGGGGCCTCctttgttgggagcacaggctccagacgcgcaggctcagtagttgtggctcatggacctagttgctccgcggatgtgggatcttcccagaccagggctcgaacccgtgtcccctgcattggcaggcagattctcaaccactgtgccaccagggaagccctgaatagtttattttaaaaatgaaaagcaaatttcAGTCAGACcattggttttttatttattttaaaaaatatttatttacttatttataattgaatataggtgatttacagtgttgtgctaatttctgctgtacagcatggtgactcagttatacacatacatacattctttaggccattagttttttaaaaactgttgttGAATTCAGACTGCTATAGCTAGTCAGTCTCTCCCTTTAAGAAACAGAACTgacttttttcaaataaacaatttaaaattacttcGAGATTAAGAGTTtatgtggggaattccctggcgg is a window encoding:
- the LOC118891184 gene encoding E2F-associated phosphoprotein-like; this encodes MNRLQDDYDPYAVEEPSDEEPALSSSEDEVDVLLHGTPDQKRKLIRECLTGESESSSEDEFEKEMEAELNSTIKTMEDKLSSLETGSSSGNGKVGTAPTKYYDDIYFDSDSEDEDKAAQVTKKKKKKQHRIPTNDELLYDPEKDDRDQAWVDAQRRGYHGFGIQRRRQQQQPFPNSDAVLNCPACMTTLCLDCQRHESYKTQYRAMFVMNCSINKEEILRYKAPENRKKRRGHKKMRSNQEDAAEQAETGVEEIYHPVMCTECSTEVASMTRMKSFIFSTF